A part of Ignavibacteriales bacterium genomic DNA contains:
- a CDS encoding beta galactosidase jelly roll domain-containing protein produces the protein MFNSVIPAFKKLSIVIILLFSTDSFGQVASLEATFSLNEIEGINVPYQNGMPVPSFEKQNRSIINLKGEWKKQRFNADDNITLAKRDAAGYQNLINEAAERYLPSYDDSGWETKILPAVENEMHTYPTVPEYYEDGVWYRKEFNVDAADVNNFIKLMFYSVNYVADVWVNGNYLGYHEGGYTPFAFDVSPFLNYGGSNLIAVRVDNPGWGNRNDIVPYTDCDWFNYTGIIHDVYLEITDRVSVIRANIVPQNISGDVQTTLIISNNDNAEKDVTVNMQVYEADINESNIHSESASEILGSLISVSGVITTSLLIPADSIGVWQTNITVTNPKLWSMKAPNLYVMKISLSVNSVVVDEYYTQFGIRKLSLDGDKVRLNDKVIFLPGVARHEDHPMLGRSIPIDTIYSDLQKVQAINSVSLRTAHYPNHLQTYLLADRMGIAIIEEIPVWQFDNPTAWEIQNNTRHIHEQMFREMIFKDYNRPSIFLWSTVNECLDVPNRKIFIEKVNQDLKQNYPDGRFIVQSAAANRPGPEDDSQNVCDALGWTMYFGIFYGDSYFADTFNFINDAKSFFPDKPILDTEFGFWSSENGSTTQEQVDVFTLTFPAFQIHAALSANGNVNENGALLGCTWWCIFDWYSNGHPFGYQSMGLYDMFRNTLKPVGNVLKSAYSPYFQNGGTATGINDLQIEVPEKFSLGQNYPNPFNPITVIRYTIPTTPLSFGEGLGVRLKVFDVLGNEVATLVNEPQQPGTYEVEFNVGQAFSLSSGVYYYQLRAGDLIETKKMILLK, from the coding sequence ATGTTTAACAGCGTTATTCCCGCATTTAAGAAATTATCAATCGTTATAATCCTCTTATTCTCTACAGATTCATTTGGGCAGGTTGCGAGTCTTGAAGCAACTTTCAGTTTAAATGAAATCGAAGGTATAAATGTTCCTTACCAAAATGGAATGCCCGTACCTTCATTTGAAAAACAAAATCGTAGCATTATCAATCTAAAAGGCGAATGGAAAAAACAAAGATTTAACGCTGACGATAATATCACACTCGCTAAACGTGATGCGGCAGGTTATCAAAATTTAATTAATGAAGCCGCCGAAAGGTACCTTCCTTCCTATGATGACAGCGGTTGGGAAACAAAAATACTTCCCGCCGTTGAAAATGAAATGCATACTTATCCAACCGTGCCGGAATATTATGAGGATGGGGTGTGGTATCGAAAAGAATTTAATGTTGATGCAGCCGATGTAAACAACTTTATAAAATTAATGTTCTATTCAGTCAATTATGTCGCCGATGTTTGGGTCAATGGTAATTATCTCGGCTATCACGAAGGCGGTTACACTCCATTCGCTTTTGATGTTTCACCATTTCTTAATTACGGCGGATCAAATCTAATAGCTGTACGTGTTGATAATCCGGGATGGGGCAACAGAAATGATATTGTTCCATACACAGATTGCGATTGGTTTAATTACACGGGTATAATTCATGATGTTTATCTTGAAATAACAGATCGTGTTTCTGTGATCAGAGCTAATATAGTTCCGCAAAATATAAGCGGCGATGTTCAGACCACACTTATAATTTCAAATAATGACAATGCTGAGAAAGATGTTACAGTAAATATGCAAGTATATGAGGCTGATATAAATGAGAGTAATATCCATTCCGAATCAGCTTCCGAAATTTTAGGTTCATTGATAAGTGTTTCGGGTGTAATTACTACTTCATTATTAATTCCTGCGGATTCAATTGGAGTTTGGCAGACAAATATCACTGTCACCAATCCAAAACTCTGGTCAATGAAAGCACCAAATCTGTACGTGATGAAAATTTCATTATCAGTCAACAGTGTTGTTGTTGATGAATATTACACTCAGTTTGGTATTAGGAAATTATCGCTCGATGGTGATAAGGTTAGACTAAATGATAAAGTTATTTTTCTGCCCGGTGTCGCTCGCCATGAAGATCATCCAATGCTTGGCAGAAGTATTCCGATTGATACTATCTATTCTGATTTACAAAAAGTTCAAGCTATTAATTCTGTTTCATTACGAACTGCACATTATCCAAATCATCTTCAAACATATTTACTCGCAGATAGGATGGGGATTGCAATTATCGAAGAAATTCCTGTCTGGCAGTTTGATAATCCTACTGCCTGGGAAATTCAAAACAACACAAGACACATTCACGAGCAAATGTTCCGCGAGATGATTTTTAAAGATTACAACCGCCCTTCGATTTTTCTCTGGAGTACAGTGAATGAGTGTCTTGATGTACCTAATAGAAAAATTTTTATCGAAAAAGTAAATCAGGATTTGAAACAAAATTATCCCGATGGAAGATTCATTGTTCAATCAGCCGCTGCAAATAGACCAGGACCCGAAGATGATTCTCAAAACGTTTGCGATGCTTTAGGATGGACTATGTACTTCGGGATTTTTTACGGCGACTCATACTTCGCCGATACATTTAATTTTATTAACGATGCTAAATCATTTTTCCCGGACAAGCCGATACTCGATACAGAGTTTGGTTTCTGGTCTTCTGAAAATGGTTCCACAACTCAGGAACAGGTTGATGTTTTCACTTTAACATTCCCGGCTTTTCAAATACATGCGGCGTTAAGTGCAAATGGCAATGTTAATGAAAATGGTGCGCTGCTGGGTTGCACCTGGTGGTGTATTTTTGATTGGTATTCAAATGGACATCCGTTTGGATATCAAAGCATGGGTTTGTACGATATGTTCAGAAATACATTAAAACCTGTTGGCAATGTTTTAAAGAGTGCCTACTCACCATATTTCCAAAACGGAGGCACAGCAACCGGAATCAACGATTTACAAATTGAAGTGCCGGAAAAATTTTCACTTGGACAAAATTATCCAAATCCATTTAATCCCATAACTGTTATTCGTTATACAATCCCAACAACTCCCCTCTCCTTTGGCGAGGGGTTGGGAGTGAGGCTAAAAGTGTTTGATGTTTTAGGTAATGAAGTAGCAACACTCGTAAACGAACCACAACAGCCCGGAACATACGAAGTAGAGTTTAACGTAGGACAGGCTTTTAGCCTGTCAAGCGGCGTATATTATTATCAACTACGCGCAGGTGATTTAATTGAGACGAAGAAAATGATCTTACTCAAATAA
- a CDS encoding cellulase family glycosylhydrolase, giving the protein MKTFKRKIILLAVLSGLFLIQCSLNAQNYLHRDNKTILDGTGQEILLKGIGLGGWLLQEGYMLHTSAFANAQWEIKERILDLIGETNTETFYETYRDNYVRKIDIDSLKSWGFNSIRLPFHYNLFATNTNPPIFLEKGFEIVDSLLNWCEVNQIYLILDMHAAPGGQSDEPISDYNSAYPSLWESEQNKNLTVQVWRKIAEHYKDEPWIGGYDLLNEPKWDLQPNNQPLRDLYIRLTDTIRAVDSNHLLFIEGNWFATDFTGLTPPWDDNMSYSFHKYWNGNTQSSIQYLIDLRNETNTPLWLGETGENSNKWFTDCVELMKNNNTGWAWWPHKKIESIAGPLSAILLPAYQVLLDYWGGTAGRPSEEYAFNALMDQADKLKLEQCTFHKDVIDALMRQPFNDTTIPFAVNQIPGTIYATDYDLGNLFSAYNDTDFENTGSGSTWNNGWSFRNDGVDIEESASPESNGFDVGWTATGEWLNYTVEVLQNGNYDIHLSIAAQNSGGIITLLLDGQAFGPAFNVPVTGGWQNWQTITAENIFIPAGNHTLQIKFFFGGFNYSAASFDLVTAINDIESSLPNEFVLEQNYPNPFNPATVIRYTIPTTPSPLARGWGKAKSV; this is encoded by the coding sequence ATGAAAACCTTTAAACGAAAAATTATTTTGTTAGCAGTTCTCAGCGGACTTTTTCTAATTCAATGCAGCCTGAATGCTCAAAACTATTTGCACCGTGATAACAAAACTATCTTGGATGGCACGGGGCAGGAAATTTTGCTAAAAGGAATTGGTCTCGGCGGCTGGCTTTTACAAGAAGGCTACATGCTTCATACTTCTGCGTTTGCAAATGCACAATGGGAAATAAAAGAAAGAATCTTAGATTTGATCGGCGAGACAAACACAGAAACTTTTTATGAAACCTACAGGGATAATTACGTAAGAAAGATTGACATTGATTCTTTAAAAAGCTGGGGCTTCAATTCAATTCGTCTGCCTTTTCACTATAATCTTTTTGCGACTAATACTAATCCTCCGATATTTCTTGAAAAAGGATTTGAAATAGTTGATTCACTATTAAATTGGTGCGAAGTCAATCAGATCTATCTCATACTCGATATGCACGCCGCACCCGGCGGACAAAGCGATGAACCAATTAGTGATTACAATTCGGCATATCCCTCCCTCTGGGAAAGTGAGCAGAATAAAAACCTCACAGTTCAAGTGTGGCGAAAAATTGCCGAGCATTATAAAGATGAACCATGGATCGGCGGCTATGATTTACTAAATGAACCCAAATGGGATTTGCAGCCGAACAATCAACCACTGCGCGACCTTTATATTAGATTGACAGATACAATTCGCGCCGTTGATAGTAACCATTTACTGTTTATCGAAGGCAATTGGTTTGCAACCGATTTTACAGGGCTAACCCCTCCCTGGGATGATAATATGAGTTACAGCTTCCACAAATATTGGAACGGTAACACCCAATCATCAATTCAATATTTAATTGACTTAAGAAATGAAACAAACACTCCATTGTGGCTTGGCGAGACCGGCGAAAATTCCAACAAGTGGTTTACAGATTGTGTTGAGTTAATGAAAAATAATAACACTGGCTGGGCGTGGTGGCCCCATAAAAAGATTGAATCAATTGCCGGTCCTCTCTCGGCAATTTTGCTGCCTGCTTATCAGGTGCTGCTTGACTATTGGGGCGGAACCGCTGGAAGACCATCGGAAGAATATGCCTTTAACGCTTTAATGGATCAAGCAGATAAATTAAAACTTGAACAATGTACTTTTCACAAAGATGTTATTGATGCTCTTATGCGTCAACCGTTTAATGATACTACCATTCCATTTGCGGTTAACCAAATCCCGGGAACTATTTATGCAACCGATTACGATTTAGGAAATTTATTTTCTGCGTACAACGATACTGATTTTGAAAACACGGGGAGTGGCAGCACATGGAATAACGGCTGGTCTTTTCGTAATGATGGAGTTGATATTGAAGAAAGCGCTTCTCCTGAATCTAATGGTTTTGATGTCGGCTGGACTGCCACAGGTGAATGGCTTAATTATACAGTCGAAGTTTTACAAAATGGTAATTACGATATTCATCTAAGCATAGCCGCACAGAACAGCGGCGGCATAATTACACTTTTACTTGATGGTCAAGCATTTGGTCCTGCGTTTAATGTACCTGTAACAGGTGGGTGGCAAAACTGGCAGACAATTACCGCCGAAAATATTTTTATTCCAGCCGGCAATCATACCTTACAAATTAAATTCTTTTTCGGTGGATTCAATTACAGTGCCGCATCATTTGATCTGGTTACTGCGATTAATGACATCGAATCTTCGCTACCAAATGAATTTGTACTTGAACAGAACTATCCAAATCCATTTAACCCCGCAACTGTTATTCGTTACACAATCCCAACAACTCCCTCTCCATTGGCGAGGGGTTGGGGTAAGGCTAAAAGTGTTTGA